The Deltaproteobacteria bacterium genome includes the window GGAGTTTTTTCAGCAATCCCTGGCCATTGAGGAGAAAAGGGGAAATATCCGGAGCCAGGCCATCCGATGGAATAATTTGGGTTTGGCCTACCGGGCTCTGGGGCAGGATGATCGCGCCCTGGAGTGTTATCTCCGGGCAAAAAAACTGAACGAAGGAATCGAAAATTTTCTGGGAATCGCCGACAATCTGGCCAACCTCGGAGTTCTTTATGAATCTCAGAAAGATTGGTCCGGGGCCCTGGAGGCATTCCAGGGCGCTCTGAATATGGACAAAAAAACGGAAAACTCCCTCGGTATATCCACAGACCTGGCCAACCTGGGAAGATTATATGAGAACATGGGGGAACGGGAGAAAGCTCTGGACTATTACCTGCGGGCATGGCGGGTGAATGAATATCTCGGTTTGCAGGAACGTATTCTTAGAGACCTGGCCAAAATCACCTCCCTTTACGAAGCGTTGGGAAAGCCCGAAGAAGCCGAAAACTTCCGCCAGCGAGCCCAGGAATTAAAATCATCCTCTAAAGAATAGGATCTTTGGTATAATAATTTCGTAGTTTATAGGATGTCCCTCATTAGGGCCCGCTTGATTCATGCCCGATTTCAAGATCATCTCCGAATTCAAACCCAAAGGCGACCAGCCCCAGGCCATCAAAAAACTTGTCCAGGGCGTGACTCAAGGCTTGCCCCATCAAGTTCTCCTCGGGGTTACAGGCTCCGGGAAGACTTTCACCATGGCCAACGTCATTGAGCAAGTCCAGAAGCCGACACTCGTCATTGCCCCCAATAAGACCCTGGCGGGTCAGCTCTTTCAGGAGTTTCGCCTTCTTTTCCCCGGGAATGCCGCAGAATACTTCGTCAGTTACTACGACTACTACCAGCCGGAAGCTTACATGCCCGTAACCGACACGTACATCGAAAAGGATGCTTCTATCAACGACCTGATTGACAAGATGCGCCACTCAGCGACTCATTCAGTCCTTACCCGGCGGGATGTGGTCGTGGTGGCTTCCGTATCCTGCATCTACGGATTGGGCTCACCGGAAACCTACCAGGGGATGATCGTCCTAGTGGAAGATCAAAAGGAAGTCTCCCGGGATGATGTCCTGGCCCGGCTGGTGGAGATCCAGTACCAGCGTAACGATTACGACTTCCATCGCGGAACCTTCCGCGTGCGCGGCGACGTGCTGGAGATTTTCCCGGCATATGAGGAGGAAAAGGCCATTCGGGTAGAGTTTTTCGGCGACCTGGTAGAATCCATCTCGGAGATCGACCCGCTCCGGGGAAAAGTTCTACGCCAGTTGCGGCATGTGCACATCTTTCCCGGAAGCCACTACGTGACGCCTCAGGACCGGTTGCGCCAGGCCATCCACACCATCCGCCAAGAGTTGGCCGAACGTTTAGAACAGCTCTATGCCCAGCAAAAGCTCCTCGAAGCCCAGCGCCTGGAACAGCGCGCCAACTATGACTTAGAAATGCTCCAAGAGATGGGCTACTGCACGGGAATCGAGAACTACTCGCGGCACTTAGATGGGCGGAAACCCGGAGAGCCTCCCTACACCCTTCTGGATTATTTTCCCCCAGATGCCCTGATTTTCATCGACGAGAGCCACATCACCGTACCGCAACTGAACGGCATGTACTGGGGCGACCGCACCCGCAAACAAACCCTGGTGGAATACGGGTTCCGCCTGCCCTCGGCCCTGGATAACCGTCCTTTTTCCTTTGAAGAATTCCAACGCCGCGTTCCCCAGGTAATCTATGTTTCCGCCACCCCGGCAGCTTACGAGCTGCAGCAATCCCGAGGACGGATCGTTGAACAGGTCATTCGCCCGACCGGACTCATTGACCCGCCGGTTGAGGTCAAACCCGCCCGCTATCAGGTGGATGACCTTTTGAATGAGATTCGGGCCCGCGTGGCCAGAGAAGAGCGCGTTCTTGTTACCACTTTAACCAAGCGGATGGCCGAAGACCTCACTGGGTACTATGCCGAACTTGGCCTAAAGGTGAAATACCTGCACTCGGACGTCGAGACCTTAGAACGGATGGAGATCATCCGTGACCTGCGGCTGGGTAAGTTCGACGTCCTCATTGGCATCAATCTCTTGCGGGAAGGCCTGGACCTGCCGGAAGTTTCCCTGGTAGCCATTTTAGACGCGGATAAAGAAGGCTTTTTGCGTTCCGAGACCTCGCTCATCCAGACCTTCGGCAGGACCGCTCGGAATGTTTCTGGGCGGGTGATTCTTTATGCCGAGCAATTCACGGATTCGATGAAGAAAGCCATCGCCGAGACAGAACGGCGGCGGAAAATTCAGCAAGCGTACAACCGCAAGCATAAAATCACCCCTGAGACCGTCAAAAAAGCCATTCCGGATATCTTAAAATCTATCTATGAGGCGGACTATGTCACCGTCCCCCTAATCGCCGAGCAGCCCGGGGATTACGTTTCCGTCTTTGAAATTCCCAAGCTGGTGTCCCGGCTAAAAAAGGAGATGCGCGCAGCCGCTTCCAAACTCAATTTCGAGAAGGCGGCCGAGCTGCGAGACCGGATTAAATCTCTGGAAGAAAGAGAGTTGGAACACCGATAGATTTCAGATTGTAAATCTAAAATCTGAAATCTACAATCTGAAATCTGCAATCTGAAATTACTGTTATGGAACTTCCGTCTTTAGAAGAGCAAATTCAGGGTTTGCCTTCAAGTCCCGGCGTTTACCTGATGAAGGACAAAGAAGGAACCGTACTCTACGTGGGTAAAGCCAGAAATCTGCGCAACCGGGTGAGAACGTACTTTGGCAAGGCCGGAGACACCCGTTACTCCCTGCGTTTTCTTAGGCCTAAAGTCCATCAATTGGAAACCCTGCTCACGGACACGGAGAAAGAAGCCCTGGTCCTGGAAAACACCCTGATCAAGAAATATCAACCCCGTTACAATATCAATTTTAAAGACGACAAAACCTTTTTCAGCCTCAAGTTCAGCCTCAACGAAAATTTTCCTAAACTCTCTTTGGTCCGTAAAACAAAACGGGATGGGTGCCGTTACTTTGGCCCTTTTGCTTCCAGCGCCGCGGTTAAAGAAACCCTCCGGCTATTGCAGCGGGTGTTCCCCTTACGCACCTGCCGCGAGGCCAATTTTCGGAACCGCTCCCGCCCCTGTCTGAACTTCCAGATCAAAAAGTGTTTGGGGCCTTGTTGCGGGCTGATCTCCCAGGAAAAATATGCCGAGCTGGCCCAGGAAGTCCTTCTCTTCCTCGAAGGAAAAAACTCGCAATTGATCAAACTCTTGGAGGAAAGGATGATGGCGGCTGCGGAAGAATTGAACTTCGAGGAAGCTGCCCGTATTCGCGACCAGATCCAGGCTATGGAGCAAACCCTGGAAAAACAAAAAGCTGTTTTTCCAACCTTAACCGACCAGGATGTGTTCGCTTTTTTCCGTCGGGGAAACACCTGGGAATTCCAAGTTCTCTTCTACCGCCGCGGCTTGCTGATGGGCAATAAATCATTCCACTTCTCCCGCCTGAACCTACCCGAGGAAGAAGCGCTCTCTGCGTTTATCCAACAGTATTATGCCGGAGACCCCTTTATTCCCAAGGAAATCCTCCTTCCCCTGGCCATAGAAAATAAGGGGCTGCTTTCCGAATGGCTCTCCGAAAAAAAAGGAGAAAGGGTAGAAGTCCTCACTCCGCAGCGGGGCCAGAAGAAACGTCTGGTCGAAATGGCCCGGAAAAATGCCGAGAATACCTTCCAGAAGAAGGTGAGCGAAAAAGAAACCGTTGAATTGACGCTGAAAGAACTACAAGAAAAACTCAGGCTGAGAACTCTACCGCATAGGTTGGAGTGCTTCGATATCTCCAACCTCTTCGGAACGCTGGCTGTTGGCTCTATGGTGAGTTTCCTGGATGGGCGGCCCGACAGGTCTGGGTACAGGCATTTTAAAGTCCATGCCCCCTCTTTTCCGGATGATTATGCTATGATGTACGAAGTCTTAAAGCGCCGGTACAGTAAATTAAGTGGAGAGAAGGAAAAGCCGGACCTCCTTATCGTAGATGGGGGCAAAGGGCAATTAAACGTTGCCCTGGCCGTTCTGGCGGAGCTTAAGCTAACCGGCATCTCGGCGATCGGCTTGGCGAAAGATAAAGATAGAGGTCCTATGAAGGAGGAAGGAAAGGGTTCGGATAAAATTTACCTGCCGAAGGTCAAAGACCCTATCCTTTTACCTTCTTATTCATTTTCTCTACGTTATTTGCAGCAAATCCGCGATGAGGCCCACCGATTTGCCATTGCTTACCATAAGAAGCTCCGGGGCAAGCAAGGATTACAAACGATCCTCGACGAAGTGCCAGGAATCGGGGAAGTCAAAAAGAAAGCCCTACTCAAGGGTTTTGGCAGCCTGCAAAAAATTCAGGAAGCCTCCGTCGAAGCATTGAGCCAGGTCGATCCTCTGACCCAGAAGGATGTCCAGACGATTTTTAAATTCTTTCATCCGCAAGAGGAAAGCCGAATTTGATTCGGACACAGATTGGCGCAGATGGACGCAGAAAAAGATACAAATGCGAGAGAATTCAGGAGAAAGAATACAGGATTTTGAATTCTTTCTTTTGCATTCATTTTTTTATCCTGAAAATCTGCGTTTACCCTGTTAGATAGTAAACATCTAACAGGGTGAATCTGCGTCCCTAAAAAAAGTTTTTAATCTGAGGCGCTTATGAAAACGACCCCCTCCCAATCTTTTCCCCAGCAAAATCGCCCGGTGACCATGGCTCCCCATGGCCTGGTAGCTTCGCCCCATTACCTGGCTTCCCAGGCCGGGGTGGACATTCTGAAAAAAGGAGGGACGGCTGTGGATGCGGCCATCGCCACCAATGCCGTCCTCAATGTGGTTTATCCGCACATGTGTGGGATTGGCGGGGACGCCTTCTGGCTGATTTACAGCGCCGCCCAAAAAGACCTGGCCTTTCTGAACGCCAGCGGGCGCTCGCCTTATCTGGCCACCCTTGAATATTTTCAAAAAGCCGGGATGGATGCCGTACCCCTGCGGGGACTTCTTCCGGTCACTATCCCCGGGGCTGTAGACGGATGGTTCGAAGCTCACCACCGCTACGGAAATTTATCAATGTCTACCATTCTGGAACCGGCCATCGCCTATGCGCGGGACGGTTATCCCATCAGCCATATTTTGAGCTTCAAGATCCAGGAAGCAGCCCCGGAGTTATCTCGATTCCCTTCCTCCCAAAACCTCTTTTTACCTGGTGGAAAATCTCCCGGGCCCGGTGACTTACTAACGAATTTAGGGCTGGCGGAGTCCTTGGCCAAGATCGCCCGAGATGGAAGGGATGTCTTTTACCAGGGGGAGATTGCCCGGCAGATCGTCAAATTTTCGCAAGAGAACGGCGGACTTTTGAGCGAGAAGGATTTTCAAGAGACGAAATCAACCTGGGGCAAGCCCGTGTCAACCACTTATCGGGATTACACGGTTTATGAAACAGCTCCAAACTCCCAGGGCCTGGCGGCCCTGTTGATCCTGAACCTTCTGGAAGAGTATGATCTTTCTTCCTTGGGTTATCAATCCCCCGACCATCTCCACCTGCTGGTCGAGGCTAAAAAATTGGCTTTCGCCGATCGCAATCGCTATATCTCGGACCCGGAAAGGGTCAAAATCCCTACCGAGGAACTTCTCTCTAAAGACTATGCAGCCAGGCGCCGCTCCCTCATTCACAAGGACCGGGCGGCAGAGGCTACGGCTATTCCGGCAGGAAGCTTTGGGCGAGATACGATCTACCTCTGCGTCATCGATGAAGCAGGCAACGCGGTCTCCTTGATCCAATCACTTTACTTCTCCTTCGGGTCAGCCGTAGTGGCCGGGGAAACAGGAATCGTCCTGCAAAACCGCGGGGCCTATTTTTCATTGGACCCCAATCAGGTAAACTGTCTCCAGCCGCACAAAAGGACTTTTCACACTTTAATGGCCTCCATGACCTTCAGGGAGGGAAAGCCTTATATGATCTTCGGTACCAGCGGAGCTGACGGCCAGCCGCAGACGCATGTCCAGGTAATGACCAACGTCTTCGATTTTGGCCTGAACATCCAATCGGCCATCGAAGCGCCGCGCTGGTTATCGGGAAGATACCTGGTCAACCAGCCAGAAGGATCATTAACTATAGAAGGCCGGGTTGCGGCTGAGGTGATCGAAGAATTAAAAAGGCGCGGGCATCAAGTAAACGAAGTGGAAAATTGGTCGCAGGTTATGGGCAGTGCCCATGGAATCATCATTCATCCTGAAAACGGTCTACGCATGGGCGGCTCCGATCCTCGTTCCGACGGCGCGGCCATCGGGTATTGAGGGTATAACCTTGGCCCCAGAGAGCTAAGAAAACACCGATGGGAACTCAGGTGTTAAAAGAAGTTGGGGAAACAATCTCTTCCTGCTTAACTGAAAAAGATATTCTTGTAAAGTATGGAGGAGACGAGTATGTAATCATCCTTCCTGTTGTAAACAAACAAACGG containing:
- a CDS encoding tetratricopeptide repeat protein encodes the protein ALAINSATGNEEGQSLNLNQIGSVTLSLGKPQGALEFFQQSLAIEEKRGNIRSQAIRWNNLGLAYRALGQDDRALECYLRAKKLNEGIENFLGIADNLANLGVLYESQKDWSGALEAFQGALNMDKKTENSLGISTDLANLGRLYENMGEREKALDYYLRAWRVNEYLGLQERILRDLAKITSLYEALGKPEEAENFRQRAQELKSSSKE
- the uvrB gene encoding excinuclease ABC subunit UvrB, with product MPDFKIISEFKPKGDQPQAIKKLVQGVTQGLPHQVLLGVTGSGKTFTMANVIEQVQKPTLVIAPNKTLAGQLFQEFRLLFPGNAAEYFVSYYDYYQPEAYMPVTDTYIEKDASINDLIDKMRHSATHSVLTRRDVVVVASVSCIYGLGSPETYQGMIVLVEDQKEVSRDDVLARLVEIQYQRNDYDFHRGTFRVRGDVLEIFPAYEEEKAIRVEFFGDLVESISEIDPLRGKVLRQLRHVHIFPGSHYVTPQDRLRQAIHTIRQELAERLEQLYAQQKLLEAQRLEQRANYDLEMLQEMGYCTGIENYSRHLDGRKPGEPPYTLLDYFPPDALIFIDESHITVPQLNGMYWGDRTRKQTLVEYGFRLPSALDNRPFSFEEFQRRVPQVIYVSATPAAYELQQSRGRIVEQVIRPTGLIDPPVEVKPARYQVDDLLNEIRARVAREERVLVTTLTKRMAEDLTGYYAELGLKVKYLHSDVETLERMEIIRDLRLGKFDVLIGINLLREGLDLPEVSLVAILDADKEGFLRSETSLIQTFGRTARNVSGRVILYAEQFTDSMKKAIAETERRRKIQQAYNRKHKITPETVKKAIPDILKSIYEADYVTVPLIAEQPGDYVSVFEIPKLVSRLKKEMRAAASKLNFEKAAELRDRIKSLEERELEHR
- the uvrC gene encoding excinuclease ABC subunit UvrC, with product MELPSLEEQIQGLPSSPGVYLMKDKEGTVLYVGKARNLRNRVRTYFGKAGDTRYSLRFLRPKVHQLETLLTDTEKEALVLENTLIKKYQPRYNINFKDDKTFFSLKFSLNENFPKLSLVRKTKRDGCRYFGPFASSAAVKETLRLLQRVFPLRTCREANFRNRSRPCLNFQIKKCLGPCCGLISQEKYAELAQEVLLFLEGKNSQLIKLLEERMMAAAEELNFEEAARIRDQIQAMEQTLEKQKAVFPTLTDQDVFAFFRRGNTWEFQVLFYRRGLLMGNKSFHFSRLNLPEEEALSAFIQQYYAGDPFIPKEILLPLAIENKGLLSEWLSEKKGERVEVLTPQRGQKKRLVEMARKNAENTFQKKVSEKETVELTLKELQEKLRLRTLPHRLECFDISNLFGTLAVGSMVSFLDGRPDRSGYRHFKVHAPSFPDDYAMMYEVLKRRYSKLSGEKEKPDLLIVDGGKGQLNVALAVLAELKLTGISAIGLAKDKDRGPMKEEGKGSDKIYLPKVKDPILLPSYSFSLRYLQQIRDEAHRFAIAYHKKLRGKQGLQTILDEVPGIGEVKKKALLKGFGSLQKIQEASVEALSQVDPLTQKDVQTIFKFFHPQEESRI
- the ggt gene encoding gamma-glutamyltransferase, with translation MKTTPSQSFPQQNRPVTMAPHGLVASPHYLASQAGVDILKKGGTAVDAAIATNAVLNVVYPHMCGIGGDAFWLIYSAAQKDLAFLNASGRSPYLATLEYFQKAGMDAVPLRGLLPVTIPGAVDGWFEAHHRYGNLSMSTILEPAIAYARDGYPISHILSFKIQEAAPELSRFPSSQNLFLPGGKSPGPGDLLTNLGLAESLAKIARDGRDVFYQGEIARQIVKFSQENGGLLSEKDFQETKSTWGKPVSTTYRDYTVYETAPNSQGLAALLILNLLEEYDLSSLGYQSPDHLHLLVEAKKLAFADRNRYISDPERVKIPTEELLSKDYAARRRSLIHKDRAAEATAIPAGSFGRDTIYLCVIDEAGNAVSLIQSLYFSFGSAVVAGETGIVLQNRGAYFSLDPNQVNCLQPHKRTFHTLMASMTFREGKPYMIFGTSGADGQPQTHVQVMTNVFDFGLNIQSAIEAPRWLSGRYLVNQPEGSLTIEGRVAAEVIEELKRRGHQVNEVENWSQVMGSAHGIIIHPENGLRMGGSDPRSDGAAIGY